AAGGAGGGAAAATGATAAAACACATAGTAATGTTCAGACTAAAAGAATCAGCCCTGGGCAAGGGTAAAGAAGATAACTTGCAGGAGTTAAAGACATTGTTAGAATCCCTTTCGAAGAAAATACCTGTGGTAAAGTGCCTTGAAGTAGGGATAAATATCGGTGCATCTGCCAGCGCCTCTGATATAGCCCTCTACTCTGAATTTGATGACATGCAGGCACTGGAGGCTTATCGCATACATCCTGAACATGTTAAGGTAGTTGAGTTTATCGAGAAGATATGCTCTGAAAGGCGAGTCGCAGATTTTGAGGTGTAAAACATTGGTGCGCCTGGAGGGAGTTGAACCCCCAACCTGCGGATTCGTAGTCCGACGCTCTATCCAGTTGAGCTACAGGCGCGTATAAGGAAAAACAATGAAGTGTATGGCCATTTTCATGGAAAATGACGAAATTGTCAAGTTATGGATTTACAGGTTTTTCCCTCTTGAAACATCTCTTTGATAGTGCTATATATTTTAATCTTACTACCTGGATATCAGATTGACAGACATCAAACTACCTACCCTTGACATTAAGAACATTGGCACACGCTTGGGCTTCCAGCATGTTGGCATTGCCACTCCTGATGTATCCCTGTGGGGAAGCAGATTTCGGGAATGGCTGAAGGACGGTTATGAAGGTGAGATGAAATTCCTGGGAAAATCTCCTGAAAGGCGTTCAAATCCTTTCCTCATATTCCCTGAAGTCAAATCTGTAGTAGTCGTCTCTATGAATTATTATCCGGGAGAATATCATAGAGAAAGTCTTGATAATTCCAGGACAGGTTATATAGCCAATTATGCACTTAATGAAGACTACCACGATGTTATCAAGTCAAGGTTAAGAGAATTTCTCATTCATATCAATGAAATGACGGGAGGTAAAGCCCAGGGTAAGATTTATACAGATACAGGCCCTGTCCTTGAAAAGGCATTTGCTGTTAAATCCGGTATAGGATGGATGGGTAAGAACTCACTTATTATAAGCCCTGATGCAGGTTCATGGCTACTG
This is a stretch of genomic DNA from Nitrospirota bacterium. It encodes these proteins:
- the queG gene encoding tRNA epoxyqueuosine(34) reductase QueG, encoding MTDIKLPTLDIKNIGTRLGFQHVGIATPDVSLWGSRFREWLKDGYEGEMKFLGKSPERRSNPFLIFPEVKSVVVVSMNYYPGEYHRESLDNSRTGYIANYALNEDYHDVIKSRLREFLIHINEMTGGKAQGKIYTDTGPVLEKAFAVKSGIGWMGKNSLIISPDAGSWLLLGVILLDTELEPDKPLTDGCGECTGCMDACPTGAIVAPYIIDARRCISYLLGELKGAIPEELKSMIGNRIFGCDDCQWACP
- a CDS encoding Dabb family protein, giving the protein MIKHIVMFRLKESALGKGKEDNLQELKTLLESLSKKIPVVKCLEVGINIGASASASDIALYSEFDDMQALEAYRIHPEHVKVVEFIEKICSERRVADFEV